A window of Parasynechococcus marenigrum WH 8102 contains these coding sequences:
- a CDS encoding phytoene desaturase family protein → MKDRVDVVVIGSGIGGLCCAALCARAGREVLVLEAHTQPGGAAHGFQRQGYQFESGPSLWSGLARWPSGNPLAQILRALDQPLKVIPYNSWDVLLPEGELRIPVGAAGFEQVVRDLRGTAAVEEWRRFGEVLRPIAAAANALPLLTLRPGLDAMAQLLERGPRLVKHLPAMRHLSGAFGPLVDRHLKDDFLRHWVDLLCFLISGMPMGDTNAAAMATLFGEWFEPEACLDYPVGGSAAVVDALVQGLQRHGGELRTAARVERILMDGSRSVGVQLSNGELIRADQIVSNADIWSTLKLLPQDVAVGWQRDRAETPACHGFLHLHLGFDASGLDDLPIHTVWVDDWQRGIAAERNAVVLSFPSVLDPAMAPPGQHVLHGYTPASEPWSLWADLTRGSEAYQALKTERCSVFWRVLERRIPDIRDRCNVVLEGTPLTHGHYLNVHCGSYGPALSAAEGLFPGVTTPLDGLWLCGASTFPGIGIPPVAASGALAAHGIVGRQAQRQLLQELGL, encoded by the coding sequence GTGAAGGACAGGGTTGATGTGGTGGTGATCGGTAGTGGCATCGGTGGTCTCTGCTGTGCTGCCCTTTGCGCTCGAGCCGGGCGCGAGGTGCTGGTCCTCGAAGCCCACACCCAGCCCGGTGGTGCAGCCCATGGTTTTCAGCGTCAGGGATATCAGTTCGAATCGGGTCCGTCGCTCTGGAGTGGCTTGGCCCGTTGGCCGAGCGGCAACCCCCTAGCCCAGATCCTGCGGGCCCTGGATCAGCCCTTGAAGGTCATTCCTTACAACAGCTGGGATGTGTTGTTGCCGGAGGGGGAGCTGAGGATTCCTGTCGGAGCTGCTGGTTTTGAACAGGTTGTTCGGGATCTGCGCGGGACCGCTGCTGTTGAGGAATGGAGACGCTTCGGGGAGGTGTTGCGTCCGATCGCTGCTGCCGCCAATGCACTGCCGCTGCTGACGCTGCGCCCTGGACTGGATGCCATGGCGCAGTTGCTGGAACGCGGTCCTCGCCTGGTGAAACATTTGCCGGCGATGCGCCATCTCTCCGGTGCCTTCGGACCATTGGTCGATCGTCATCTGAAGGATGATTTCCTGCGGCACTGGGTGGATCTGCTCTGTTTCCTGATCAGCGGCATGCCGATGGGGGATACCAACGCGGCGGCCATGGCGACGCTGTTTGGGGAATGGTTTGAACCGGAGGCCTGCCTCGATTACCCAGTGGGAGGCAGTGCCGCGGTGGTCGATGCTCTGGTGCAGGGACTGCAGCGCCATGGCGGCGAGCTGAGAACGGCAGCCAGGGTCGAGCGAATCCTGATGGATGGCTCCAGATCAGTTGGCGTTCAACTCAGCAATGGCGAACTGATTCGCGCCGATCAGATCGTCAGCAATGCCGACATCTGGAGCACGTTGAAGCTGTTACCGCAGGACGTCGCCGTCGGTTGGCAACGGGATCGCGCCGAGACGCCAGCCTGCCATGGCTTCCTGCATCTGCATCTCGGCTTTGACGCCAGTGGTTTGGACGACCTACCGATTCACACCGTCTGGGTGGATGACTGGCAGCGGGGGATTGCAGCGGAACGCAATGCCGTGGTGTTGTCGTTTCCATCGGTGTTGGACCCCGCGATGGCACCGCCAGGGCAGCATGTGCTGCATGGCTATACGCCAGCCAGCGAACCCTGGTCGTTGTGGGCGGATCTGACACGGGGAAGTGAGGCCTATCAGGCGTTGAAAACGGAGCGCTGCTCTGTGTTCTGGCGGGTGCTGGAACGACGCATCCCTGACATCCGTGATCGGTGCAACGTGGTACTGGAGGGGACGCCGCTGACCCATGGTCATTACCTCAATGTGCATTGCGGCAGCTACGGCCCTGCCCTTTCGGCTGCTGAGGGGCTCTTCCCTGGCGTCACCACTCCTCTTGATGGGCTCTGGCTTTGTGGTGCCAGCACCTTCCCAGGGATTGGTATTCCACCGGTGGCCGCCAGTGGTGCCCTGGCGGCCCATGGGATTGTCGGTCGTCAGGCCCAGCGCCAGCTGTTGCAGGAGCTGGGCCTCTGA
- a CDS encoding esterase-like activity of phytase family protein — protein sequence MSFSPIPGSRKAESHYLDISTESFPFKLSYPGTSKSKVPNIFSDPNYPDDQLIAGGLSGLWYDAGVNRYFTVSDVGPQAQDIPEEQGFAFEGEKVFNDPDFKLQVYELQQSKKGKVKVSGEVTLNVPDEQGGFRPATGIGQMYRINETTGEVSGLDSAAFTPDGMGGYTPVPADAFGMDPEAVLRLSIDGLNDGKAVFAVSDEYRPQVSIHDAETGNLIHRIVPKASSYKGYGYEEGRGEVKEFTKKTLPKVYLERRGSRGFEALAYNSNNGLLYAFIQTPMDVNGERKGSTVRRIIAMDPITGEAKHEYIYRQSGPNKQDKIGDAVYDAERNVFYVIDRDNVADETANKAVIEMDLTRATDVLGFKWESILGEGVYAPEMLDTPEEVGEALRSPLMNGIISEVHQTTLFNLAEQGINTLFDKPEGLALKPDGTLVFGFDNDFQRVDGRPDNMLAVVTDRFGDLKASSAEFVLNYPGTNSPELPASLEDPNQPDVQIIAGGLSGLTYDADLKRYFTISDVGPQVIDIPEGQGFAFEGEKIFSDPDFKLQVTELSYKIKPGKAKVKDTTTLRVPDGEGGFRDATGIAQMYSINEETGEIGGLDSSNAAFTTDGNGGYVPVAPDAFGLDPESIQRISIDGLNDGNPIFAVSDEYRPQVALFDAESGELIHRIVPEGSDYNAISYEPGRGDVPEFTKATLPEVYLERRGSRGFEALAYNSDDGLLYAFIQTPMSVGGDRSSSTVRRILAMDPVTGQPQHEYMFSQIGPSNQDKIGDAVYDPERGAFLVIDRDNGDTVAANKSILRMDLSEATDTLGYDWESLLGDGVYAPELLESPAAVAEAFAEGDVMEVDQVELLNLPSLPGVDPRFDKPEGLALKPDGTLVVGFDNDFARVDGRPDNLLTAISL from the coding sequence ATGTCCTTCAGTCCGATTCCTGGTAGCCGCAAAGCGGAATCCCACTATCTCGACATCAGCACCGAGAGTTTTCCCTTCAAGCTCAGCTACCCCGGTACGAGCAAGAGCAAGGTTCCAAACATTTTCAGCGATCCCAACTACCCCGACGATCAGCTGATTGCTGGCGGACTGTCCGGTCTCTGGTACGACGCCGGCGTGAATCGATATTTCACCGTTTCAGATGTGGGCCCTCAAGCCCAGGACATTCCCGAAGAGCAGGGCTTCGCCTTTGAAGGCGAGAAAGTGTTCAACGATCCTGATTTCAAGCTTCAGGTCTACGAACTTCAGCAAAGCAAAAAAGGCAAGGTCAAGGTCAGCGGTGAAGTGACCCTCAACGTTCCCGATGAGCAGGGTGGCTTCCGTCCCGCCACCGGCATCGGTCAGATGTATCGGATCAATGAAACCACAGGTGAGGTTTCAGGCCTGGATTCAGCCGCGTTCACCCCGGATGGCATGGGCGGTTACACACCTGTTCCTGCCGATGCCTTCGGGATGGATCCTGAGGCGGTGTTGCGGCTGAGTATCGATGGCCTCAACGATGGCAAGGCCGTGTTCGCCGTCTCCGATGAGTACCGCCCCCAGGTGTCGATCCATGACGCCGAAACGGGCAACCTGATTCACCGGATTGTGCCCAAGGCCAGCAGCTACAAGGGTTACGGCTACGAAGAAGGGCGTGGCGAGGTGAAGGAGTTCACCAAGAAGACTCTTCCCAAGGTGTACCTGGAACGACGCGGCAGCCGCGGCTTCGAAGCTCTGGCGTACAACAGCAACAACGGCCTGTTGTATGCCTTCATCCAAACGCCGATGGATGTGAATGGTGAGCGCAAGGGTTCCACTGTGCGACGCATCATCGCCATGGATCCGATCACCGGCGAGGCCAAGCACGAATACATCTATCGCCAATCGGGCCCCAATAAACAGGACAAGATCGGCGATGCCGTGTACGACGCCGAGCGCAACGTTTTCTATGTGATTGATCGCGATAACGTCGCTGATGAAACCGCGAACAAGGCGGTGATCGAGATGGACCTGACCCGGGCCACCGACGTGCTCGGCTTCAAGTGGGAATCGATCCTCGGAGAGGGTGTCTACGCCCCCGAGATGCTCGACACCCCTGAAGAAGTCGGTGAAGCCCTGCGCTCACCCCTGATGAACGGCATCATTTCCGAGGTGCACCAGACCACCCTGTTCAACCTGGCGGAGCAGGGCATCAACACCCTGTTCGACAAGCCCGAAGGATTGGCTCTTAAGCCAGATGGAACCCTGGTTTTCGGCTTCGACAACGACTTCCAACGGGTCGATGGCCGCCCCGACAACATGCTGGCGGTGGTAACTGACCGCTTCGGCGACCTGAAAGCGAGCTCTGCCGAATTCGTTCTCAACTACCCCGGCACCAACAGCCCGGAACTGCCCGCCTCCTTGGAGGACCCCAACCAGCCAGATGTTCAGATCATCGCTGGCGGCCTCTCCGGCCTCACCTACGACGCCGACCTGAAGCGTTACTTCACCATCTCCGATGTGGGCCCCCAGGTCATTGATATTCCAGAGGGCCAGGGCTTCGCCTTCGAGGGCGAAAAGATCTTCAGCGACCCTGATTTCAAGCTTCAGGTCACTGAGCTGTCGTACAAAATCAAGCCGGGCAAGGCGAAAGTCAAAGACACCACCACCTTGCGGGTCCCTGATGGCGAGGGTGGTTTCCGTGATGCCACCGGCATCGCTCAGATGTACAGCATCAATGAAGAGACCGGTGAGATCGGCGGCCTGGATTCCAGTAACGCCGCCTTCACCACCGATGGCAACGGCGGATACGTCCCCGTGGCACCGGATGCGTTCGGTTTAGATCCCGAATCAATTCAGCGCATCAGCATTGATGGGCTGAATGACGGCAACCCGATTTTCGCCGTCTCCGATGAATATCGCCCTCAGGTCGCTCTGTTCGACGCCGAGAGTGGTGAACTGATCCATCGGATTGTGCCTGAAGGCAGCGATTACAACGCGATCAGCTACGAGCCAGGCCGGGGCGATGTACCCGAGTTCACCAAAGCCACCCTGCCGGAGGTGTACCTGGAGCGTCGAGGCAGCCGCGGGTTTGAAGCTCTGGCCTACAACAGCGACGACGGTCTGCTCTACGCCTTCATTCAGACCCCAATGAGCGTCGGCGGTGATCGCAGCAGCTCCACAGTGCGGCGGATCCTGGCCATGGATCCGGTCACCGGACAACCTCAACACGAATACATGTTCAGCCAGATCGGCCCCAGCAACCAGGACAAGATCGGCGATGCCGTTTACGACCCGGAGCGCGGAGCCTTCCTGGTGATCGATCGCGACAACGGCGACACCGTGGCAGCCAACAAGTCCATCCTGCGCATGGACCTGAGCGAGGCGACGGACACCCTGGGCTACGACTGGGAATCTCTGCTGGGGGATGGGGTCTACGCCCCTGAACTGCTGGAGAGCCCTGCTGCCGTTGCTGAGGCCTTTGCCGAAGGAGACGTTATGGAAGTGGATCAGGTGGAACTGCTCAACCTGCCCTCCCTGCCGGGTGTTGACCCCCGCTTTGACAAGCCCGAAGGCCTGGCCCTCAAGCCTGACGGCACCCTGGTCGTTGGCTTCGACAACGACTTCGCAAGGGTGGACGGCCGCCCCGACAACCTGCTCACAGCGATCAGCCTCTGA
- a CDS encoding WbuC family cupin fold metalloprotein produces MAAVSGDRASGLPLWRPPLVTNNVHTNVQLKRVDQALFDQVAGVARQHPRLRKNHNLHQESDLVQRFLNVLQPGTYVRPHRHVRDQPGTGFECFLVLQGAIGLLVMNDDGTILQQERLEATGPVRGIELAENQFHTLVALEPNTVMFELKQGPYQPTEDKDFLKGFPSEGSADASAQEQLWRDRFR; encoded by the coding sequence GTGGCTGCTGTTTCTGGTGATCGTGCCAGCGGCCTACCGCTCTGGAGACCTCCACTCGTGACCAACAACGTTCACACCAACGTGCAACTGAAACGGGTGGATCAAGCCCTGTTCGATCAGGTGGCAGGGGTGGCTCGGCAGCACCCACGACTGCGCAAGAACCACAACCTTCACCAGGAAAGCGATCTGGTGCAGCGGTTTCTGAACGTGCTCCAACCGGGCACCTACGTGCGACCCCACCGGCACGTCCGCGATCAACCCGGAACTGGATTCGAATGCTTCCTGGTGCTGCAGGGGGCGATCGGACTGCTGGTGATGAACGACGACGGAACAATCCTCCAGCAGGAGCGGCTGGAGGCCACAGGACCTGTGCGTGGCATCGAATTAGCGGAGAACCAGTTCCACACCCTGGTGGCCCTTGAACCCAACACCGTGATGTTCGAGCTCAAGCAAGGGCCCTATCAACCCACGGAAGACAAGGATTTTCTCAAGGGCTTTCCCTCCGAAGGATCTGCAGACGCCAGCGCCCAGGAACAGCTCTGGCGAGACCGCTTCCGTTAG
- a CDS encoding DUF6737 family protein translates to MPPVSSKPSADQPPFWSLKPWWCQPWSIISTGSAVIGLSWWWPGRLWISIPIGLAVSAWWLLFLVIVPAAYRSGDLHS, encoded by the coding sequence ATGCCGCCGGTGAGCTCGAAACCCTCCGCTGACCAGCCGCCGTTCTGGTCGCTCAAGCCCTGGTGGTGCCAGCCCTGGTCGATCATTAGTACCGGCTCTGCGGTGATCGGCTTGTCCTGGTGGTGGCCCGGACGTCTCTGGATCAGCATCCCCATCGGCCTGGCCGTTTCAGCCTGGTGGCTGCTGTTTCTGGTGATCGTGCCAGCGGCCTACCGCTCTGGAGACCTCCACTCGTGA
- a CDS encoding PCC domain-containing protein, with amino-acid sequence MRPLPLKLAPGSDLRNSLEELSQTQGIHGFVLGVVGNLSRAAFQCPGQPEPTVLEGDLEVITLNGTIAPEGVHLHLSLSDGACQVWGGHLEPGTLVQKGVDLLVGVLDQPPAPAESNADAPAPRLEIAVLPGCPWCGRALRLLRGMALPHTVITVNNDADFEACQTRSGMRTFPQVFIDGTAIGGYDDLTALHAAGELETLR; translated from the coding sequence ATGCGCCCTCTGCCGCTGAAGCTTGCTCCAGGCAGCGATCTGCGCAACAGCCTTGAGGAGCTCAGCCAGACGCAGGGCATTCACGGTTTTGTGCTCGGTGTGGTCGGCAATCTCAGCCGCGCGGCCTTCCAGTGCCCGGGGCAGCCCGAGCCCACCGTCCTGGAGGGCGACCTTGAGGTGATCACCCTGAATGGCACGATCGCGCCGGAGGGAGTGCACCTCCACCTGAGCCTCTCCGATGGTGCCTGCCAGGTGTGGGGGGGCCACCTTGAGCCGGGAACGCTGGTGCAGAAAGGCGTTGACCTGTTGGTGGGTGTACTGGATCAGCCCCCTGCCCCAGCTGAATCCAACGCGGACGCGCCTGCCCCACGGCTTGAAATCGCGGTGCTCCCGGGATGCCCCTGGTGCGGCCGCGCACTTCGACTGCTGCGGGGCATGGCATTGCCCCACACCGTGATCACCGTCAACAACGACGCCGACTTCGAGGCCTGCCAGACCCGCAGCGGCATGCGTACCTTCCCCCAGGTGTTCATCGACGGAACGGCGATCGGCGGCTACGACGACCTCACAGCCCTGCATGCCGCCGGTGAGCTCGAAACCCTCCGCTGA
- a CDS encoding ribbon-helix-helix domain-containing protein gives MPLLQDLVQELQQRLEGQAPAPSSAAVADASSSERINVTLPRGVMDELKRHALEEGRSCGNLAAYLVEEALRRHRPLH, from the coding sequence GTGCCACTTCTTCAGGATCTGGTTCAGGAGCTGCAACAACGGCTTGAAGGGCAGGCTCCGGCACCCAGCAGCGCTGCCGTAGCTGATGCCTCCAGTTCAGAGCGCATCAACGTCACTCTGCCTCGCGGTGTCATGGACGAACTCAAACGCCATGCCCTGGAGGAGGGCCGCAGTTGCGGCAATCTGGCCGCTTACCTGGTGGAGGAAGCTTTGCGCCGCCATCGCCCGCTGCACTAA
- a CDS encoding transporter substrate-binding domain-containing protein, which translates to MKRSAVAVGLLLGLQFLLPPLMARTLKVGVSGSAPFVIQEEGGSSGISLQVWRRIAEDNNLSYRLIQQATPQKGILALNDGEIDLLVGPISVTPDRLNLPGVDFTQPYFIGKEGILLPLKPSTLLNRLQVFLGWAVLSSVLVLITVLLVVGSLIWLAERRSNSEQFPAQPLPGIASGMWFALVTLTTVGYGDKAPITRIGRGLTAIWMVTSLIAVSSLTASLASAFTLFLSGDTNNSITDPAQLSGQRAAVLEGTSGAELARQRNMRIVPAKTLTAAIDHVLMNRAEAVIFDRPAIRFHLKNNPELAVQLAPFTLAEQTYGFAFRTGDPLRTPLNISILKLQRSGAVEAISKRLLN; encoded by the coding sequence GTGAAGCGGTCTGCCGTTGCAGTCGGCCTGCTGCTGGGCCTGCAGTTTCTGCTTCCACCGCTAATGGCACGGACGCTCAAGGTGGGCGTCAGCGGCAGTGCCCCCTTTGTGATCCAGGAGGAGGGTGGCAGCAGCGGAATCAGCCTCCAGGTGTGGAGAAGGATTGCTGAAGACAACAACCTCTCCTATCGGCTGATTCAACAAGCAACACCCCAAAAGGGAATTCTTGCCCTGAACGACGGGGAGATTGATCTGCTGGTGGGGCCGATCAGCGTCACACCCGATCGTCTCAACCTTCCAGGGGTCGATTTCACCCAGCCCTATTTCATCGGCAAGGAAGGCATTCTGTTGCCACTTAAGCCCTCCACCCTGCTGAATCGATTGCAGGTTTTTCTGGGATGGGCCGTGCTGTCATCGGTCCTCGTGCTGATCACAGTGCTGCTGGTGGTGGGCAGCCTGATCTGGCTGGCGGAGCGGCGGAGCAACAGCGAACAGTTTCCAGCGCAGCCTCTGCCGGGAATCGCCAGTGGGATGTGGTTTGCCCTTGTGACGTTGACCACTGTGGGCTATGGCGACAAGGCCCCCATCACCCGGATCGGACGAGGCCTCACGGCGATCTGGATGGTCACCTCGTTGATCGCGGTGTCTTCCTTGACGGCCAGCCTGGCGTCCGCCTTCACTCTATTTCTCTCGGGTGACACGAATAACAGCATCACGGATCCAGCCCAGCTGAGTGGCCAAAGGGCTGCCGTGCTGGAGGGAACGAGCGGAGCGGAACTGGCGAGGCAGCGGAACATGCGGATCGTGCCAGCAAAGACCCTCACCGCAGCGATCGACCATGTGTTGATGAACAGAGCGGAAGCGGTGATCTTCGATCGCCCGGCAATCCGCTTTCACCTCAAGAACAACCCGGAACTGGCGGTGCAACTGGCTCCATTCACCCTGGCGGAGCAGACTTACGGCTTTGCCTTCAGAACTGGCGATCCATTGAGGACACCGTTGAACATCTCCATCCTCAAGCTGCAGCGCAGTGGAGCGGTGGAAGCCATCTCCAAACGACTGCTCAATTAG
- the pdeM gene encoding ligase-associated DNA damage response endonuclease PdeM — protein MKGQEWVWRRESLRFLGERALWREHGRQLMVADLHLGKAEVFQAHGIPLPTDGDRGTLNPLLQLCHAWAPEQLIVLGDLIHAREGLTPELRETLRSLPDLCGCEVLLIGGNHDRHCWIEGLPQLPSQCVGQLWLSHAPETPPAADLLNVCGHLHPMTRLRSRADRLRLPCFAFDPEGPRLVIPAFGQLTGGHDCGERYQQWLVADGAILPWFEPLLNNQGRRSA, from the coding sequence ATGAAGGGGCAGGAGTGGGTCTGGAGACGTGAGTCCCTGCGGTTTCTTGGAGAGCGTGCCCTCTGGCGGGAGCACGGTCGCCAGTTGATGGTGGCGGATCTGCACCTGGGCAAGGCCGAGGTATTCCAGGCCCATGGCATCCCCTTGCCGACGGACGGCGACCGCGGAACGTTGAATCCGTTGCTCCAGCTCTGTCATGCCTGGGCCCCTGAACAGCTCATCGTTCTGGGTGATCTGATTCATGCCCGTGAGGGGCTGACGCCCGAGCTGCGAGAGACCTTGCGTTCGCTGCCGGATCTCTGCGGTTGTGAGGTGCTGCTGATCGGCGGCAACCACGACCGCCACTGCTGGATCGAAGGCTTGCCGCAGCTCCCCTCCCAGTGCGTCGGCCAACTTTGGTTAAGCCATGCTCCAGAAACTCCCCCCGCTGCGGATCTGCTCAACGTTTGCGGGCATCTGCATCCCATGACCCGCCTGCGCAGCCGGGCCGATCGGTTGCGTCTCCCCTGCTTTGCCTTTGATCCCGAAGGGCCCCGTCTGGTGATTCCTGCCTTTGGGCAGTTGACGGGAGGCCATGACTGCGGCGAGCGTTACCAGCAATGGCTAGTGGCCGACGGAGCCATCCTTCCTTGGTTCGAACCACTCCTCAACAACCAGGGGCGACGGTCCGCATGA